A genomic region of Ictalurus furcatus strain D&B chromosome 29, Billie_1.0, whole genome shotgun sequence contains the following coding sequences:
- the LOC128604292 gene encoding uncharacterized protein LOC128604292 has translation MVKIRTLNELPQLRDSDFNQPSPRHGVELLYWFAHVSHVNQLDPTNGDFGFHKFLNRIDDDEDKLLPDQNLPYYEVGNLNEPGADKLPHYVRPLHKRYSNDGNKDRIIVRLNHGRIDRVYVTEHADQKNFSHGRTYRVSQGLLNQIRGMERDEFLKRMQQKQQYRVINQSSNNYSYDGQNSRNTNDQQRDNSGSWCTIL, from the coding sequence ATGGTGAAGATCCGAACCCTAAACGAGCTTCCCCAACTCCGCGACTCGGATTTTAACCAGCCGAGTCCTCGACACGGAGTCGAGCTCTTGTACTGGTTCGCACATGTCAGCCATGTCAACCAGCTCGACCCTACAAATGGAGATTTCGGGTTTCACAAGTTCCTCAACAggattgatgatgatgaggacaaaCTCCTGCCTGACCAGAACCTTCCATATTATGAGGTGGGAAATCTGAATGAACCAGGAGCTGATAAACTGCCCCACTACGTGAGACCACTCCACAAGCGCTATTCCAATGACGGTAACAAGGATCGCATCATCGTGCGTCTGAATCACGGCCGCATCGACCGGGTGTACGTGACCGAACACGCGGATCAGAAGAATTTCAGCCACGGCCGCACCTACCGAGTCAGTCAGGGTCTTCTCAATCAGAtcagagggatggagagagacgaGTTCCTGAAGAGAATGCAGCAGAAGCAGCAGTATCGGGTTATTAATCAGAGTAGCAATAATTACAGTTACGATGGACAGAACAGTAGAAACACTAATGACCAGCAGCGTGATAACTCCGGGTCCTGGTGCACAATTCTGTAA
- the LOC128604463 gene encoding uncharacterized protein LOC128604463 gives MPYVDELNHSSQLKRSGFGRPPPRHGLQLLLWFSKECLYFNKNDKMVPRCNPDEGDFGFHLFENRYRNGFQLLPEINFPYYVVGNLNSDGADELPDYVTRSYTGYYDDSNKDRIIVSLKNGFFDKVYITEHVDEWNYDPENTYCVNNKLIQFINRKNKTNFLNEMGIQFTVNVAPEPPSPQRNTAHITTINNAKPESSRSRGFWDFCTIL, from the coding sequence ATGCCTTATGTGGACGAGCTGAATCATTCATCCCAGCTGAAACGTTCTGGATTCGGTCGGCCTCCACCTCGACACGGCCTCCAGCTGCTCCTCTGGTTCTCCAAAGAGTGCCTCTATTTTAATAAGAATGATAAGATGGTTCCACGCTGTAATCCTGATGAAGGGGATTTCGGTTTTCACCTGTTTGAGAATCGATACCGAAACGGCTTCCAGCTCCTGCCGGAGATAAACTTCCCGTACTACGTGGTGGGGAATCTGAACAGTGACGGAGCAGACGAGCTTCCTGATTACGTCACTCGGTCATATACCGGTTACTATGATGACAGCAATAAGGACCGCATCATAGTCAGCCTTAAAAATGGCTTTTTTGATAAAGTTTACATCACCGAACACGTAGACGAGTGGAACTACGACCCCGAAAACACCTACTGcgttaataataaactgattcaaTTCATCAATCGTAAGAACAAGACGAATTTCCTGAATGAGATGGGCATCCAGTTCACAGTGAACGTCGCTCCAGAACCTCCTTCTCCACAGAGGAACACAGCTCACATCACCACTATTAACAACGCCAAACCAGAGTCGTCCAGGAGCAGGGGATTCTGGGATTTCTGTACGATCCTGTAA
- the LOC128604305 gene encoding ecto-ADP-ribosyltransferase 5-like, with the protein MNMARGRTVRVECEGVSVILMMLLAALHHTVKAEVRKLDMAPDAVDDDFSQCREKMLKAVTEPGGLLQKELKANKEFEELWSKHSGECKKNIPGGTSYHIDALQAYGNSRTKFRKTFNSLVYSKGSNSTTYRDEFPFKSLHFLLTDFLRLLKRTNTSTTVYYATSNTYTADTGTEVRFGKFIRAGTSQSTETEALYDGGTVFIISSCSVVNVEENMCKSEELQALISPAEVFTVQNVRDVSTDDATYKEITLTHSRFLSNHTCSFFHRNAADAESSTSLTFTLLALTASLLSHFTLME; encoded by the exons ATGAACATG GCGAGAGGACGGACAGTGAGAGTGGaatgtgagggagtgagtgtgaTTCTGATGATGCTCCTCGCTGCTCTCCACCACACG GTGAAAGCGGAGGTGAGGAAGTTGGACATGGCTCCTGATGCAGTAGACGACGATTTCTCGCAGTGTCGAGAGAAAATGCTGAAGGCTGTTACTGAACCAGGCGGCCTGCTGCAGAAGGAGCTCAAGGCTAATAAAGAGTTTGAGGAGCTGTGGAGTAAACACAGTGGAGAGTGCAAGAAGAACATTCCTGGTGGAACATCTTATCACATCGATGCTCTACAGGCGTATGGAAATTCTAGGACTAAATTTAGAAAAACTTTCAACAGTTTGGTTTATAGCAAAGGCAGCAACAGCACGACCTACAGAGACGAATTTCCCTTCAAGTCTCTTCACTTCCTCCTAACAGACTTCCTGCGTCTGCTGAAGCGTACAAACACCAGTACGACCGTGTACTACGCCACCAGTAACACCTACACAGCAGATACGGGGACCGAGGTCCGATTCGGAAAGTTCATCAGAGCCGGAACCTCTCAGAGCACTGAAACTGAAGCGCTGTACGATGGAGGCACCGTGTTTATCATCAGTTCCTGTTCTGTGGTTAATGTTGAAGAGAACATGTGTAAATCTGAGGAACTCCAGGCTCTTATTTCTCCAGCCGAGGTCTTCACAGTGCAGAACGTTAGAGATGTTAGCACTGATGATgccacatataaagaaatcactTTAACACACTCGCGCTTTCTCAGCAATCATACCTGCTCTTTCTTCCACAG GAACGCCGCGGATGCCGAATCCTCCACCTCTCTGACTTTTACACTTCTGGCGCTGACGGCCTCCTTGCTGAGTCACTTTACACTGATGGAGTGA